One genomic segment of [Phormidium] sp. ETS-05 includes these proteins:
- a CDS encoding von Willebrand factor type A domain-containing protein, with translation MGILGAVALPSLFSQTNKSKQVEGRNNIGAMNRAQQAYNLDKSGFSTAIPPLQEDTTETSNTEEYDTFDENHFQLTSTKPFSTFSIDVDTASYSNVRRFLNEGVIPPKDAVRIEELINYFDYDYPQPEGDYPFAITTEISQAPWNSGHKLVHIGLQGKTIQTENLPPSNLVFLLDVSGSMSDHNKLPLVKSALRLLVNNLTEKDRVSIVVYAGAAGLVLPPTPGNQKRQILKAIDDLNAGGSTAGGEGIRLAYEVASRTFISSGNNRVILATDGDFNVGVSSDDELVRLIESYRDRDIFLSVLGFGMGNLKDSKMEKLADKGNGNYAYIDNQDEAKKVLVSEMASTLVTIAKDVKIQVEFNPDQVKAYRLIGYENRQLRTQDFQDDTKDAGELGPGHSVTALYEIIPVGTESDINLPDDSLRYQQQTIAPKSDFSNELMMVNLRYKAPSGTTSHLIEHPVLDLDVRLADTSDNFKWAAAVAEFGMILRDSQDKGQANFDDVLHLANQSKGADLPGYRSEFIRLVETSKNLKTAEANMGDGGFAGSMTQLGVGIPTDTVNYHYAIRRHNHGVFNYAIPKNPGVPGYVGSVWEVFDNTTGEKSSRSILCEAKSPVMNRIPDPIYQNGGFICPPGTKSLGN, from the coding sequence ATGGGTATTTTAGGAGCAGTCGCCCTCCCCAGCTTATTCAGTCAAACCAATAAAAGTAAGCAGGTAGAAGGCCGCAACAATATTGGGGCAATGAATCGAGCCCAGCAAGCCTATAATCTAGACAAAAGCGGATTTTCGACAGCGATTCCTCCCCTACAGGAGGACACAACCGAAACCTCCAATACCGAAGAATACGACACCTTTGATGAAAATCATTTTCAACTGACCAGCACCAAACCCTTCTCAACCTTTTCCATAGACGTAGATACGGCATCCTACAGCAACGTGCGCCGGTTTCTCAATGAGGGGGTAATACCGCCTAAAGATGCCGTGAGAATTGAAGAATTGATTAATTACTTCGACTACGATTATCCTCAGCCTGAAGGAGATTACCCCTTTGCCATCACCACAGAAATTTCCCAAGCTCCCTGGAACTCTGGCCATAAGTTAGTTCACATTGGCTTGCAAGGAAAAACCATTCAAACAGAAAATCTACCTCCCAGCAATCTAGTATTTTTGTTGGATGTTTCCGGGTCTATGTCTGATCATAACAAGCTACCCCTAGTTAAATCTGCCTTGCGGTTGCTTGTCAACAACTTAACGGAAAAAGACCGGGTATCAATTGTGGTGTATGCTGGGGCAGCGGGCTTGGTATTGCCACCGACGCCGGGAAACCAAAAACGCCAGATATTAAAGGCAATTGACGATTTGAATGCGGGAGGCTCCACGGCGGGCGGCGAAGGAATTCGACTAGCGTATGAGGTAGCAAGTAGGACTTTCATCTCTTCAGGTAATAATCGGGTGATTCTGGCTACTGATGGAGATTTTAATGTGGGTGTTTCCAGTGATGATGAACTGGTGCGCCTCATAGAATCATATCGAGATCGAGATATTTTTCTCTCAGTGCTTGGGTTTGGTATGGGCAACTTGAAAGACTCAAAGATGGAGAAATTGGCAGATAAAGGCAATGGTAATTATGCTTACATCGATAATCAGGATGAAGCCAAGAAGGTGTTGGTCAGTGAAATGGCATCTACCCTGGTGACAATTGCCAAAGATGTCAAAATCCAGGTAGAATTTAATCCTGACCAGGTTAAGGCTTATCGTCTGATTGGCTATGAAAATCGCCAGCTCAGGACGCAAGATTTCCAGGATGATACCAAAGATGCGGGTGAGTTAGGCCCCGGACATTCGGTGACGGCACTTTATGAAATTATTCCCGTAGGCACCGAAAGCGATATTAATTTACCTGACGATTCTTTGAGATATCAGCAGCAGACTATTGCTCCCAAGTCGGATTTCAGCAACGAATTAATGATGGTTAATTTGCGTTATAAAGCGCCATCGGGAACAACATCTCATCTGATAGAGCATCCGGTGCTAGACCTAGATGTGAGATTAGCAGATACTTCCGATAATTTCAAGTGGGCGGCTGCTGTGGCTGAATTCGGCATGATTTTGAGGGATTCTCAGGACAAAGGTCAGGCAAATTTTGATGATGTGCTGCATCTGGCAAATCAATCTAAGGGCGCGGATTTACCTGGTTATCGCTCTGAATTTATCCGTTTGGTTGAAACTAGCAAGAATCTGAAAACTGCTGAAGCCAACATGGGTGATGGTGGTTTTGCTGGTTCTATGACACAATTAGGTGTTGGCATCCCAACCGATACAGTGAATTACCATTATGCAATCCGACGCCATAATCATGGGGTATTTAACTATGCAATTCCCAAAAACCCTGGCGTGCCCGGTTATGTGGGATCTGTGTGGGAAGTATTTGATAATACTACAGGGGAAAAGTCATCTCGGTCAATCTTGTGCGAAGCTAAATCTCCGGTGATGAATCGAATTCCTGACCCAATTTATCAAAACGGTGGTTTTATCTGTCCTCCGGGAACAAAATCATTGGGCAATTGA
- the pyrE gene encoding orotate phosphoribosyltransferase: protein MTSPTFPPTTNLATVRAELLDLFCDRAYREGDFVLSSGNRSSYYINSKEVTLHPQGALAAGQLLLSMLPPDTAAVAGLTLGADPLVTAVSVVSAPEKQPVFALIVRKEAKGHGTRAYIEGPSLAPGAKVVVLEDVVTTGASAMKAVERLRDAGYAVERIIALVDRLQGGAEFYAQQGLQFQPVFTITDIQQRLREMAGE, encoded by the coding sequence ATGACCTCTCCAACCTTTCCTCCTACCACTAACCTCGCTACTGTCCGCGCCGAACTTCTGGATTTATTCTGCGATCGGGCTTACCGCGAAGGCGATTTCGTCCTCTCTTCCGGCAACCGCTCCTCCTACTATATCAACAGCAAAGAAGTCACCCTCCACCCCCAAGGTGCCTTGGCTGCGGGTCAGTTACTCCTCTCCATGCTCCCCCCAGACACCGCCGCCGTAGCCGGTTTGACTTTGGGCGCGGACCCCTTAGTTACTGCAGTTAGCGTAGTTTCCGCCCCTGAAAAGCAGCCAGTGTTTGCCCTCATCGTGCGCAAAGAGGCTAAAGGTCATGGCACCAGAGCTTATATTGAAGGCCCTTCACTGGCACCAGGGGCAAAAGTGGTAGTTTTAGAGGATGTGGTGACTACTGGCGCCTCGGCGATGAAAGCGGTGGAACGCCTGCGGGATGCTGGTTATGCTGTGGAGCGGATTATTGCTTTGGTCGATCGGCTTCAAGGTGGAGCCGAATTTTACGCCCAGCAAGGACTACAGTTTCAACCAGTATTTACCATCACCGACATTCAGCAGCGACTGCGGGAAATGGCAGGGGAGTAG